The Microcaecilia unicolor chromosome 3, aMicUni1.1, whole genome shotgun sequence nucleotide sequence AACAGTGTGGCCAACATGATCATCCTTACTGCAATACGACCCCTTCCCAAGATCCCAACTCTCCAAATCAGAACCCTTCCACATCTACAACAGTCCCCCCACAACAAGTGAAAGGATAAAACAATCAATCGAAGTACTATTATACAATTACACAACCAACCTATGTCACTCCTCACTCTCATAGGCAATGATTAAATGTAGACCCTCCCAAATGGTCAGAAACAATTTTTGTCTTTTAAGGGATAAGTGAGCATCTCTACTTTCCAATATCATAAGTTCATACAgcttattcctccaatgccaataagAGGGTGAATCCTTTCTCACCCAGCATCGCAGGATACAGTGTTTGGCAAGAATACAGGCTTTAGCCAGAAACAACTGCTTACCTTTAAGTAGGGTATCGCACTCTGAAAGTTTCCCAAACAACAACCCAAGTGGTGAGATCGTAAGACTTTTCCCCAGTAGATATGACAAATATCTGACTATTTTAGACCACAAGTGTCGTATCCTAGGACACCTTCAGAGTGCGTAAACCAAGGTACCCTCCCCCGGGCCACACTTGAGACAGGTCAGGGATGAAGCAAGTCCCATTTGAAATGCTTGTGTGGTAGAAAGGTAAGCTCGGGTCTGATCAGGCATATTAACAGAATGCCTCAGGGGTGGGTGGAATCTTTAACAGATGAGTTTGTGAACCACAGATTCCAGAGCCAGAGAAAGCCTTGGTAGGCCGTGATACCTTTCACAGGACCAAGACGTGAGTTTCATCGATAACATACAGGTCTCCCTTCAATGGGTACTGTACAAGGTCTCAAAGGCCCATAGCTAATGTAACTTCTGATGAAAGCCAGATAGGAAGTAAGGTAAGAAGACATGTACATGACAGCTTCTTGATTAAAACTGGATGAGGAGGAGTAAGGAGAGAAGCCGTATTCACAATGATTCCCTGATGAGAGCCAGATGGGCAGCAGTCAGAGCTGGTTCCCTGGTAAAAGCGGGAGCTGAAATAAGGGGAAACAGCACAAAGGGAAAGTCCAGCACCTTGATAGTAAGAGTCGGACACTAGCTCATGACCATCACCAAGCAGTCATGTAGACCTCTAGAGTTTCGCTTTTGCTGAGGAGCCTCTAAGTGATGCTATGAGCTCTTCCACAAGGTGAGTTGCCTCTCGGGCGGTACCCCAATGCACAGAAAATCCACCTCCACCGTGCCCATAATTGTGTATCACAGGCAGCTGGTAACTGCCTCGGAGCAGCACCTCCTTCTCCACTCTGATGGCCGATCTGGTAGGCCTGAGTCCTACATGCTCTGTTATTGCATAAGCCTTCTTCAGGGAGGGCTCCAGAGCACAGCAGCGGTTCAGGATATTCTGGCTGGCAGTGGCATCTGTTGACAGTCTCCAGTCATCCTTCTGCCTGGTCCCACCAAGGGTCACACTGCTCATCCCTGGGTAGATGTAGGTGGATCCATCACTAACTCGAATGAAGTGAGTCACCCAGGGAGCCTGCACCTTCAGCACCTGGCCTCTGACGGGGTGGAGCTTTGAGTCCCCCACAAGGGCTCGTGCTCCAAGCCCTGAGCAGTTGACGATAACGTCATAGTGACCATGCAGCTCCCATACGTCCGTAATCTTTCTATCTTCTATTTGGCCTCCATTTTCTCTTAATCTGCCaggaaaaagaaagcaagaaaaagCTGTGAGTGATCTTGCTCATTATAGCATCtgctgaaatgctacctgttccacgtgcagggcccaagagacaggtagagcgccagagtctcaatgcacggatgagacgatggtgcagggaggagggttttagatttgttaggaactggtcaacattctgggaaagggggagcctattccgaaaggatgggctccaccttaaccaggatgggaccaggctgctggcatcggcatttaataaggagatacagcagcttggctctcaagtgttatggagaaacttaatgaattctctgtaaacctggaggatgtaatggggcagttctacaaactgaagagtagcaaatctcctggaccggatggtattcatccccgagtactgacagaactgaaaaatgagcttgcggagctattattagtaatatgtaatttatccttaaaatcaagcatggtaccagaagattggagtgtggccaatgtaacgccgatttttaaaaaaggttacagaggagatcctggaaattatagaccggtgagtcggtgccgggcaaaatggtagagactattaagaacaaaattacagagcatattcaaaagcatggattaatgaaacaaagccaacatggattttgtgaaaggaaatcttgcctcaccaatctactacatttctttgaaggagtgaacaaacatgtggataaaggtgagctggttgatattgcgtaactggattttcagaaggcgtttgacaaagtacctcatgaaagactccagaggaaattggagagtcatgggataggaggtagtgttctgttgtggattaaaaactggttaaaagatagaaaacagagagtagggttaaatggtcattattctcaatggagaagggtagttagtggggttccccaggggtctgtgctgggaccactgctttttaatatatttataaatgacctagagatgggagtaactagtgaggtaattaaatttgcttatgacacaaagttattcaaagtagttaaatcacgggaagattgtgaaaaattacaagaggaccttacgagactgggagactgggcgtctaaatggctgatgacgtttaatgtgagcaagtgcaaagtgatgcatgtgggaaagaggaacccgaattatagctacgtcatgcaaggttccacgttttatttatttattgcatttgtatcccacattttcccacctatttgcaggctcaatgtggcttacatagtttagtaATGATAttgtcacggaccaagaaagggatctaggtgtcgtcgttgatgatacgttgaaaccttctgctcagtgtgctgctgcggctaagaaatcaaatagaatgttaggtattattaggaaaggaatggaaaacaaaaatgaggatgttataatgcctttgtatcgctccatggtgcgatcgcacctcgaatattgtgttcaattcttgtcgccgcatctcaaaaaagatatagtggaattagaaaaggtgcagagaagggtgacgaaaatgataaaggggatgggacgacttccctatgaggaaaggctaaagcggctagagcccttcatcttggagaaaaggcggctgaggggagatatgatagaggtctataaagtaatgaatgAAGTTGAACGGTAGATGTgatgcgtctgtttacgctttcccaaaatactaggactagggggtatgtgatgaagctacaatgtagtaaatttaaaatgaattggagaaaaattttcttcactcaacgtgtaattaaactctggacttcattgccagagaatgtggtaaaggcggttagcttagcggaattttaaaaaggtttggacggcttcctaaaggaaaagtctattattaaattggcttggggaaaaaccactatttctgggataagcagtataaaatgttttgtacttttgttgggatcttgccaggtatttgtgacctggattggccactgttggaaacaggatgctgggcttgatggacctttggtctttcccagtatggcaacacttatgtacttataagaactgaagcacagagagatcAAGACTTAGCGAAGAAGGTTTGTGCAGCTGGGATtataaaagatgaaaaaaaacccacctcAGGCTCTCCCTACTTCCCTGCcataaaaactaaaacaaaacaaaacaccctCCAGGCTTGGAACTGGCTTGCCAAAATCCCATCTCCTtactcctctgcccctgcccagCTGTTGCTAGTTGTCAAGCCAGAAGCCAAATCTTCCTTACAAGTAAATTTCAAGCAGCCGTGGGCTGAATATTTAGAGAAAGATATTCAGTCAAATTGTCTGGTTACATTTCCCACTCAACAGCTTTTAAAACATAAACTTATGCCTTTATCTGTCCAAAATATTGAAGGTCCACAAAGGGAGGATAAGAAGCCCTATTTTATTGAAACGTGATCTTAACATAGGCAATTAAACTTCTATGATTGACAGATGGGGAAATGCTTAGTTAGATGAGCCGGGCAGACTGGTAGGGATAAGACTCCAGTGTATATTTTGTTTAtgacattatcccaaacaagtttgagttcaatgtggcttagaataAACAGTATAACAAAGAATCATGCATAagacagtggcataggaagggcagggcggtgggggcggtccaccccgggtgcacgccgctggttctctgctccctctgccccggaacaggttacttcctgttccggggcagagggagccagtggagccgacaggcgcgcggctgctctctgcacccttcaacagccaagaatgcaccccgggggggggggggcttgatgcaccggggaggggggtatcattgtgccgggggggggggggcttgatgtgccgggaggggtgtcattgcactgggggggggggtgttgtgctgcaccctgggggggacgGATGCCACTGTATATTTTCAGCTATCTACTGGTGTAATAATCAGTGTATTTTGATAGTGTACAGAGTTTTGTCATTTACTTTGTATTCTgccatattattatttttttatatttccatTTTGGCCTTATTCCTTTCATTGATGTACAGCCTGACAAGAACCTAAGGG carries:
- the LOC115467332 gene encoding D-aspartate oxidase-like isoform X1 — protein: MEQRHNKGLVSVPLGLMPMRRVAVIGGGLVGFSTAVCISKSLPRCSVTVIADKFTPNTTGDVAAGMLIPHRYPDTPIEQQKRWFQETFSYLLTICNSAEAADAGIHLLSGWQIHQTAPEEKFPFWADIVLGFRIMSMAELEKFPEHQFGQAFTTLKCDSQRYLRWLESRLRENGGQIEDRKITDVWELHGHYDVIVNCSGLGARALVGDSKLHPVRGQVLKVQAPWVTHFIRVSDGSTYIYPGMSSVTLGGTRQKDDWRLSTDATASQNILNRCCALEPSLKKAYAITEHVGLRPTRSAIRVEKEVLLRGSYQLPVIHNYGHGGGGFSVHWGTAREATHLVEELIASLRGSSAKAKL
- the LOC115467332 gene encoding D-aspartate oxidase-like isoform X2, whose amino-acid sequence is MPMRRVAVIGGGLVGFSTAVCISKSLPRCSVTVIADKFTPNTTGDVAAGMLIPHRYPDTPIEQQKRWFQETFSYLLTICNSAEAADAGIHLLSGWQIHQTAPEEKFPFWADIVLGFRIMSMAELEKFPEHQFGQAFTTLKCDSQRYLRWLESRLRENGGQIEDRKITDVWELHGHYDVIVNCSGLGARALVGDSKLHPVRGQVLKVQAPWVTHFIRVSDGSTYIYPGMSSVTLGGTRQKDDWRLSTDATASQNILNRCCALEPSLKKAYAITEHVGLRPTRSAIRVEKEVLLRGSYQLPVIHNYGHGGGGFSVHWGTAREATHLVEELIASLRGSSAKAKL